A window of Haloarcula marismortui ATCC 43049 genomic DNA:
GTCAACGCCGTCAACAGTCCGGTGGTCAAGGTTGGCTCGAGCGGTGGACACCTCTTCGTCAACCTTCTCGCGGAACTGCTCGGCGATGTGGCCGGCCAGGCCGCCCACGTCTTCCTCGTCGTCGCCGAACACGAGGTCGGTGATGAGTTCGCGCTTGTCCTCGTAGGACTGGTAGTGGGCTTCGAGGGCGACAGCTTCGCGGAGTTCCGACACCGCAGTCTCGTCGTAGCCGGCCCCGCTGGCGGCGTCGATGTACGGCTCGGGGATATCCTCCCAGAAGCTCACGGCCGGGAGGTGTTGCAGGTCGTCGCGAACGTCCTCGTTGACGTGTGCGGCGACGTTGGCCGCGAGCGCCGTCGAGGTGGTCTCGGAAACGGCGTCAGCCGAGGGCGAGACGACGGCGTCGACTGTGTCGACGACTGCGCCGTCAACGTCGATGTCGTCGATGACGACGCTCGGCGCGCCGTAGACGTTCAGCAGGTCGAAGCCGTCGAGGCTCTCGCGCGTGCCGCCGGCGGCGACGAAGACGAACAGCGGGAGCTTCTCCTCGTGGCGCTCTCGGTTGTCGAGCATCGTCGTCGTGTCCTTCGTTGCGTCGTCCATGTCGTAGACGCCGCCCTCGATAGGTCGCCGGTCGAAGTAGTGATACTTCGCGTCGGCGCGGCGGTGCTGCTCGGTGACGAGCGGGAGCGCCGCCCGTTCGAGCGCGCTGCCGGCGAGGTAGCCGTCGGCAGTGTTAGCGTGGCGGACGATGACCGGTCGGTCGGTCAGCACTGCTTTCCGGATCTGGGTCGCCGCCTCGACCAGTTCATCGGAGAGGGCCGCGACCGCCGTGTCTTCGGCGAGCGGGTCGGCCGTGTCGGGTCGGGCCTCATCATCGAGCGCGTCGGCGAGCCGCTGTTCGACTTCTTCGCGCTCTTCTGCTTCGAGCACGTCGAGGTCCTCGGTCTCGACCTGCAGTTCGCCACGTCGCTCACGGACGTCGCCCGACAGTCGAATGTAGTCGTCTTCTTCGACTTCGGGGTAAGCGCGGACACCCGCTTCGACGAAGGCCGCGCAATCGACAGTGCCGGTCTCGTCCTGCAGTTCGAACACTGTCGGCCCGGAGGTCTGTCGGATGCCGACGACTTCGCCTTCCAGCCGAACGTCCGCACCGACGTGGTCGTCAAGGTCGCCGATAGCCGCGGCGACCGGTTCATCGGTCGTCTCGTCTGACTGGCTTGCCTCGCTCTCTGCGTCGGCTTCCTCGTCAGACTCGGTCATGACGGCGGTGTTCGACCCACTGTCGTTGCCGCCAACGGACGCAGTGCCCTCGACGCGGTCGTCGTCGCTGGCTCGGCTGACAGCACCAGCGCTTGTGGAACTCTCGGAGTCAGGCTGGCTTGCGCCGGAGTCGTCGTCCGCACTCGACTCGTCGTCACTCTGGCTTGTTGACTCGTCGGCTGTCGATTCAGGCGCTGCTTCCTCGTCCACCTCGTCGTCTTCGTTCTCAAGCAGGACGGAATGGCCGATTTCCGGGTCGTCTACGAGGACGCCGCGGAACTCGCGTTCGGACTGGCGGATCGACCAGCCGAGGTCGACGTTGCCGTTGTCCCGTACGTTCTTGACCTGGACGTAGACGGTGTCGCCCGAGTCCCAGTCGAGGGAATCGAGCCGCTGGTCCAGTTCGCTCCGGTGGAGCAGCCCCGTTACGCTGT
This region includes:
- a CDS encoding DHH family phosphoesterase is translated as MGSCIICGKSVEGRICDLHEEDALFEFRGSRADQLSVDRYYRGSVDGFAEFGVFVDIGDSVTGLLHRSELDQRLDSLDWDSGDTVYVQVKNVRDNGNVDLGWSIRQSEREFRGVLVDDPEIGHSVLLENEDDEVDEEAAPESTADESTSQSDDESSADDDSGASQPDSESSTSAGAVSRASDDDRVEGTASVGGNDSGSNTAVMTESDEEADAESEASQSDETTDEPVAAAIGDLDDHVGADVRLEGEVVGIRQTSGPTVFELQDETGTVDCAAFVEAGVRAYPEVEEDDYIRLSGDVRERRGELQVETEDLDVLEAEEREEVEQRLADALDDEARPDTADPLAEDTAVAALSDELVEAATQIRKAVLTDRPVIVRHANTADGYLAGSALERAALPLVTEQHRRADAKYHYFDRRPIEGGVYDMDDATKDTTTMLDNRERHEEKLPLFVFVAAGGTRESLDGFDLLNVYGAPSVVIDDIDVDGAVVDTVDAVVSPSADAVSETTSTALAANVAAHVNEDVRDDLQHLPAVSFWEDIPEPYIDAASGAGYDETAVSELREAVALEAHYQSYEDKRELITDLVFGDDEEDVGGLAGHIAEQFREKVDEEVSTARANLDHRTVDGVDIAVLDTDAFTHQYEFPPESLLLDELHRDVRDESDAVLGISTDTMYVRANGDLDLHELVNEVSERVPEGGVATRSVREGTIRYLAGERPAVLDATLDVLADEL